The genomic DNA CTATATAACTTAACCAGACTTGATCTGACTCCATCAGCAAAAAAAAAAAGACTTGATCCGACTCATAGCATCTTGTTTCATTGGGAAAAAACTCAGTTTCAACACCCGTCCCACATAGGCAAACATCATTTAAGCTCTGCAAACTGTAAGAAATTTCAATCAATGTACCTTTGCTGCCGTTAGGATTTAGAGGAGTAAATACAGCACAAGTAGCAAATCTTTTGAACTTGCGGAAAGACCATGGTTGAGGTAGATCTAAACTTAAACGAGCTCCTGCATTTTTACGGGTAAACCACTCTGGAACTCTTTCTTCTGGAAGAAACAAATCCATGGATCTGTGTGGATCAACACGAAGCTGCATAGTGAAAAAAGAGTACACATTACAGGAATGTAATATTTACAGATCACTCTAGAGTGAATTCTGCCTGAAAGCTTAAACAGTTAAGGTACCAGGTGGATGAAGGTTTGCAACTTGAAAGTGTAGCAATTATGGTACTCCTTTTAACCTCGGTAAAGAGAAAAGAGCATAGTTTTGgaatattttttttttgatttttgcaGTGTACAGTTTCTTTAAAGTGAGTGGCTTAATTGTTTTCTTTAGCTGTCCTGGAATGCATCTTGTCCTGCGATAGTTCTGGTTCAGTTTTCGACATA from Apium graveolens cultivar Ventura chromosome 5, ASM990537v1, whole genome shotgun sequence includes the following:
- the LOC141724177 gene encoding uncharacterized protein LOC141724177, which encodes MYESKSFLYDLSNCLKLAENQTMERLASMLLPQLRVDPHRSMDLFLPEERVPEWFTRKNAGARLSLDLPQPWSFRKFKRFATCAVFTPLNPNGSKGTLIEISYSLQSLNDVCLCGTGVETEFFPNETRCYESDQVFFFLLMESDQVWLSYIVPTLDWEKRWEMAKDSIEVEFEIWGICCDRKECVVRLVYDEDEVESSSRITEWLPHSDENNDKSSSVVHIVRKDKDTEAV